A region from the Alkalidesulfovibrio alkalitolerans DSM 16529 genome encodes:
- a CDS encoding DJ-1/PfpI family protein: MAKKLLLICGDFVEDYEIMVPFQALMAMGYHVDAVCPGKKAGEQVATAIHDFEGHQTYSEKPGHNFTLNAAFDEVKPEDYAGLIIPGGRAPEYLRLNDKVLAMVRHFYDAKKVIGAVCHGAQLLAAAVRLDGRRISAYPACAPEVRLAGAEYVDLAMDAALADANVVTAPAWPAHPQWLRKIADLLG; the protein is encoded by the coding sequence ATGGCAAAGAAACTTCTGCTCATATGCGGCGATTTCGTGGAGGATTACGAGATCATGGTGCCCTTCCAGGCCCTGATGGCCATGGGCTACCACGTGGACGCCGTGTGCCCCGGCAAGAAGGCCGGGGAGCAAGTGGCCACGGCCATCCATGATTTCGAGGGGCATCAGACCTACTCGGAGAAGCCCGGCCACAACTTCACCCTCAACGCCGCCTTCGACGAGGTAAAGCCCGAGGACTACGCCGGGCTGATCATCCCCGGCGGCCGCGCGCCCGAATACCTGCGCCTGAACGACAAGGTGCTGGCCATGGTCCGCCATTTCTACGACGCCAAGAAGGTCATCGGCGCGGTCTGCCACGGCGCGCAATTGCTGGCGGCCGCTGTCCGCCTGGACGGACGCCGCATCTCCGCCTATCCTGCCTGCGCGCCCGAGGTGCGTCTGGCCGGAGCCGAATACGTGGATCTGGCCATGGACGCGGCCCTGGCCGACGCCAACGTGGTCACCGCGCCCGCGTGGCCCGCGCATCCCCAGTGGCTGCGCAAGATCGCCGACCTGCTCGGATAG
- a CDS encoding ribbon-helix-helix domain-containing protein, translated as MCHIYASTDPAEYEQITRSVRLHGAVTSVRLERRFWAVLEELAESEGTGLPKFLETLHDEASALHGEVGNFASLLRVVCATYLDRVKQPGRRQVA; from the coding sequence ATGTGTCACATCTATGCATCCACCGATCCGGCCGAATACGAACAGATCACGCGCTCGGTGCGTCTGCACGGCGCGGTCACGAGCGTCCGCCTGGAGCGCCGCTTCTGGGCCGTTCTGGAGGAACTCGCCGAAAGCGAGGGGACCGGGCTGCCCAAATTCCTCGAAACCCTGCACGACGAGGCCTCGGCCCTGCATGGCGAGGTGGGTAACTTCGCCTCGCTCCTGCGCGTGGTCTGCGCCACCTATCTCGATCGCGTGAAACAGCCCGGCAGGCGGCAAGTCGCCTGA
- a CDS encoding Mut7-C RNAse domain-containing protein yields MPALIRLHHDLAALLRRPHEHGSVVYPVDREASLKDAVEALGVPHTEVDKLLVNGREADFATRLAEGQTIDVHPPSPPLDPTQPHPLRPPLMRLAFLADANVGKLASLLRLLGLNTAYAGEAADREVAARAAREGRVLLTRDRRLLRRSAVLHGRLLRANEPRAQLAEILTLYGLSGPFRTFSRCLRCNAPLVPVAKDEILPRLLPKTRRYFDTFHRCPSCDRVYWPGSHHDGMLRMLADMGLGGA; encoded by the coding sequence ATGCCAGCCCTGATCCGCCTGCACCACGACCTGGCCGCGCTGCTCAGGCGGCCGCACGAGCACGGGAGCGTGGTCTATCCGGTCGATCGCGAGGCGTCGCTGAAGGACGCGGTTGAGGCGCTGGGCGTTCCGCACACCGAGGTGGACAAGCTGCTCGTGAACGGCCGCGAGGCGGACTTCGCGACGCGGCTGGCCGAAGGCCAGACTATCGACGTGCATCCGCCTTCCCCGCCCCTGGATCCCACGCAACCTCATCCGCTGCGGCCGCCGCTCATGCGGCTGGCCTTTCTGGCCGACGCCAACGTGGGCAAGCTGGCCTCGCTGCTCAGGCTGCTCGGGCTGAACACGGCCTACGCCGGAGAGGCGGCCGACCGCGAGGTGGCCGCCCGGGCAGCGCGCGAGGGCCGGGTGCTCCTGACCCGCGACAGGCGGCTGCTCAGGCGTTCAGCCGTGCTGCACGGCCGTCTCCTGCGCGCCAACGAGCCGCGTGCGCAGCTTGCCGAAATCCTGACGCTGTATGGCCTTTCTGGCCCCTTCAGAACCTTCAGCCGCTGCCTGCGCTGCAACGCGCCCCTGGTGCCCGTGGCCAAGGACGAGATACTACCGCGCCTTCTGCCCAAGACCAGACGCTATTTTGATACCTTCCACCGCTGCCCGTCCTGCGACAGGGTTTACTGGCCCGGTTCGCACCACGACGGTATGCTGCGTATGCTCGCGGACATGGGCTTGGGCGGGGCATGA